A stretch of Lathyrus oleraceus cultivar Zhongwan6 chromosome 6, CAAS_Psat_ZW6_1.0, whole genome shotgun sequence DNA encodes these proteins:
- the LOC127093757 gene encoding uncharacterized protein LOC127093757, with the protein MDMIKYIFKKPAPIVYNIQYVTQKAIKGSVLFDYLAHQPVEDYQPIRFDFHDEDILFIRECNVPSPEEGPEPRSRWTLVFDGASNAQGHGIGAIITSPIRFHLPFTARLCFNYTNNMAEYEACIFNIEVTIDLRIKILEVYGDSTLVVSQVRGDWEPRDHKLIPYKEHIIKLIPCFDQITFHHIPREENKLADTLATLTSTFKVKWMNEAPSIHSEHLDEPAYCFATKEELDGKPWYHDIKTYLEKHMYPKIASITDKKALRNFLSKFFLNGDVLYKQSYDSVLLRCLDRHEAERIITDVHEGSFGTYSSGHSMSKKILRAGYY; encoded by the coding sequence atggataTGATAAAGTACATTTTTAAGAAACCTGCTCCGATCGTATACAATATTCAGTACGTAACACAGAAAGCCATCAAGGGCAGTGTGTTATTTGACTATTTGGCACATCAACCAGTGGAAGATTACCAACCCATAAGGTTTGATTTTCACGATGAAGACATCTTGTTCATAAGAGAGTGCAACGTTCCTAGTCCTGAGGAAGGCCCCGAACCAAGATCAcgatggacgctcgtgttcgacgGTGCTTCCAATGCTCAAGGACATGGAATAGGTGCAATCATCACTTCACCAATAAGATTTCATCTTCCGTTTACCGCGAGATTATGCTTTAACTACACtaacaatatggcagaatatgaagcatgCATCTTCAATATTGAAGTAACAATCGACTTAAGGATCAAAATACTTGAGGTTTATGGAGACTCAACTCTCGTCGTTAGTCAAGTACGGGGAGACTGGGAACCCCGTGATCACAAGCTAATTCCTTACAAAGAACACATTATAAAATTGATTCCCTGCTTTGATCAAATCACTTTTCATCATATTCCAAGGGAAGAAAATAAATTAGCAGACACTCTGGCCACTTTAACATCCACGTTTAAGGTCAAGTGGATGAATGAAGCTCCTTCTATCCATAGTGAGCACCTGGATGAGCCTGCATACTGTTTTGCAACCAAGGAAGAGTTAGATGGAAAACCTTGGTACCACGATATCAAGACGTACCTTGAAAAACATATGTACCCTAAAATTGCATCTATCACAGATAAGAAGGCTTTGAGAAACTTTTTATCCAAGTTCTTCTTAAATGGAGATGTGTTGTATAAGCAAAGTTATGATTCGGTCCTGCTCAGATGTttggatagacacgaagcagagCGAATTATAACAGAtgtgcatgaaggttcctttggaACATATTCCAGTGGGCATTCAATGTCTAAGAAGATCCTCAGAGCGGGATATTACTAG